Sequence from the Thermocoleostomius sinensis A174 genome:
TGTTGCGCCGTCAGCCGGAATTTTCAGAAATTCAGCAGGTTCAAACAATTCTCCAACTGTTGGAATCAGAACAAGATCAACTGTGGTCATTGATCTTTGAATCGGCTGAGTTGGACAACACAGGCAAGCGCGTTACGGTTCGCATTGGCGCAGAAAATCCCCTCGAACCGATTCGCAGTTGTGCATTGGTGACAGCAACCTATCAGCGAGGGTCGGTGGCAGTAGGCAGTGTGGGTATTTTGGGGCCAACACGCATGGTGTATGAAGATGCGATCGCAATGGTAGAAGCGGCAGCGAACTACTTGTCGGATGCCATGAATCAATCGCTAAATTAAATAATCGCTAAATTAAATAAAGATAGACGCCTTCTAGTACACCCTTTTGTAGAGGTCACATTCACGCATGGATATCAGTGCAGCCTTGCCCACCTTTGTGGTCACGCTTCGCGAAGGAGTTGAAGCGGCGTTAGTGGTTGGCATTGTCTTGGCTTACCTCAACAAAGCAGAGCAAACTCGGCTTAATCCTTGGGTGTATGGAGGAATTGCAGTCGGTGTTGCAACCAGTGTGCTTGTCGGTATTGTGTTTAACGGCGTACTGTTGGCCCTGGAAACCTCCGATCGCCCGTATGCGCCTGTGATTAAGCAGTTCATGGAAGCGGGATTTGGGGGAGTGGCGATTCTGCTGCTCAGTTGGATGCTGGTTTGGATGACACAGCAAGCCCGATCGATGAAGGCAACCGTAGAAGGCGCAATCACAGTTGCGCTCAATCAATCGACTCGGGCCGGCTGGGCAGTGTTTGGACTAGTGACAATCGCAGTATTACGAGAAGGGTTTGAAACGGTAGTCTTTATTGCCGCCCAAATTCAGCAAGGGTGGATTCCGGCGATCGGTGCACTGGCAGGTTTAGTGGGCGCAGTCATCATTGGCGTATTACTCTTTCGCTTAGGCGTCAAAATCAATCTGCGCCGTTTCTTTCAAGTCATGGGTATATTGCTGTTGTTAATTGTTTCAGGTTTGGTCGTCGGCGCTTTGCGGTATTTGGATCATGGCGTTGCCCTGCTATCTCAAATTAATCCAAACTATGCCGCACTTTGTCCCAGCACTGACTCCTGCATCTTAGGTCCCTTAGTCTGGGATACCAGTGGTATTTTGCCCGATCGTCAGTTTCCTGGTGTTTTGCTCAAAGCCTTGTTCGGATACACCCAGCGATTGTATTTAGTGCAGGCGATCGGCTATCTCATCTTTTTGCTAACGGTGGGCGGGCTATATGTTCAGACCCTCACAGGTTGGAACCTGTCACCCTCACGCCCAGACGGGTTCCCCCAACCAGACAAGTAGAAACAGGCAAAGGTGCAGCGCAAGTTAAAGACTAGATATTTTATTTATAAACACAAGATCAAGATCAACTAACTACCCAATACAAATGGGCGAGATGCTGTCCCGCCCGTTGTTGTAATCCTGAGTAAAGATGCGGTAGAAATGCAGTGAATCAGCCGTCGTCTAAACTTTACTAACGGTAGAATTACTGGGCAAGTATCCTAATTCTCTGAGCGCACTAATCACCTTTGTCGTGCTTTCTTCTAGCGTTTCAAGATCTGTTCGGCATTCCACTTCTGGAGTGAGGGGCGGCTCATATGGATCATCAATACCGGTAAATTGCTTGATTTCTCCGGCCCGTGCCTTTTTATATAATCCTTTTACATCTCGTTCTTCACAGACAGACAGAGGCGCGTTCACATAGACTTCAACAAAATCGCCAATGCGGGCGCGGACCTCGTCACGAATATCGCGATAGGGAGAAATAGCAGAGACCAACACAATCACTTCATTGCGGGTTAGCAGATGAGCGACAAACCCGATGCGACGAATGTTTTCGTCCCGATCGGCCTTGCTGAATCCTAAGCCTTTCGTCAAGTTTTCTCGCACCACATCTCCGTCTAGAACTTCCAACTTATATCCTTGGGCGCGTAATTCTTGTTCGACTGCCATTCTGATCGTGGTTTTGCCAGCACCGCTTAAACCTGTGAACCATACGGTTACGCCACGTTGCGTTTTGTTCATAGTTGCTCTCTGCGTACTTATAAATTGGGACAACGAAAATAAGGACAACGAAGGAGTTATAAACTGTGGATGCTTGCCAAAAACCTCCTCAAGTTGTTCCAAATCAACTAGACTCGCAAAGAATCAAGACCCTATCAGTTCTGAAAGGGTAGCTGAATTAGACCTCACTTTGGAGTTCGGGCCGCTCCAGACCTATTATGGAAGTATCCGGAGAATTGTTGCTCACTCTATCAAAGTTTCAACAGCCCGACCGGTTGGATTGAAGTCACTTTATCAAAGTTTT
This genomic interval carries:
- the cysC gene encoding adenylyl-sulfate kinase; this translates as MNKTQRGVTVWFTGLSGAGKTTIRMAVEQELRAQGYKLEVLDGDVVRENLTKGLGFSKADRDENIRRIGFVAHLLTRNEVIVLVSAISPYRDIRDEVRARIGDFVEVYVNAPLSVCEERDVKGLYKKARAGEIKQFTGIDDPYEPPLTPEVECRTDLETLEESTTKVISALRELGYLPSNSTVSKV
- a CDS encoding FTR1 family iron permease, whose protein sequence is MDISAALPTFVVTLREGVEAALVVGIVLAYLNKAEQTRLNPWVYGGIAVGVATSVLVGIVFNGVLLALETSDRPYAPVIKQFMEAGFGGVAILLLSWMLVWMTQQARSMKATVEGAITVALNQSTRAGWAVFGLVTIAVLREGFETVVFIAAQIQQGWIPAIGALAGLVGAVIIGVLLFRLGVKINLRRFFQVMGILLLLIVSGLVVGALRYLDHGVALLSQINPNYAALCPSTDSCILGPLVWDTSGILPDRQFPGVLLKALFGYTQRLYLVQAIGYLIFLLTVGGLYVQTLTGWNLSPSRPDGFPQPDK